AAAATAGACGAATGGTTGGATCCAGCCACAGCGAAGGACAGAAGTCTTCACTACGAGCATGCTCGACCTAACATTCAGCCCACGAATTTTCGGCCTACTTGACCAGATACATGACCTCCTTTACCGCACGCACGGTGCGCTCCACACTAGGCAAACTAGCGTCGATCAGCGTTGGGGTAAAAGGCAACGGTGTATCCGCTTGGTTGATCCTCAGGACCGGCGCATCCAAATAATCGAACGCATCTTTTTGTACTCGGTAGGCGATCTCACTCGCTACACTTCCGAACGGCCAGTTCTCATCGACCACTACCAGACGATTCGTCTTGCGCACGCTTTTCAGTACCGCCGCCTTATCCCAAGGGCGTATTGTGCGCAGGTCGATAACCTCGGCGTCAATTCCTTCTTTCGCAAGTTCCTCGGCAGCTCCCAGGGCCACTTTCATCATCTTGCCGAAACTTACGATCGTTACATCCTTACCTTCTTTTGCCACGTTCGCCACACCGATCGGCAACAAGTATTCCCCATCCGGGATCTCCCCTTTCTCGCCATACATCCTTTCGCTTTCCATGAAGAGCACCGGGTCATTATCGCGGATCGCGGACTTCAACAACCCTTTCGCATCATAGGGGTTGCTTACGGTGATCACCTTCAGACCAGGGATATTGGAGTAGAACGATTCGTAGCTCTGACTGTGTGTTGCCGCCAATTGGCCCGCACTGCCATTACCACCACGGAATACAATGGGAATATTGAACTGACCACCGCTCATTTGCAACATTTTCGCTGCATGGTTAATGATCTGGTCGCTTGCCAATACAGCAAAATTCCATGTCATGAACTCCACAATGGGGCGCAATCCATTCATAGCAGCACCAACTCCTATCGCTGTGAACCCAAGTTCAGAAATGGGTGTGTCGATCACCCGCTTTGCGCCGAACTCAGCCAACATACCCTTGCTCACTTTATACGCGCCATCATACTCAGCAACCTCTTCTCCCATCAAGAAGACATTCGGGTCGCGACGCATTTCTTCGCTCATTGCTTCATTCAAAGCTTCACGGAATTGGACTGTACGCATAAGTTCTGGTTCAAATGGAGGGCAAAGGTATAGCTAGTTAGTGGTTGTCATTAGTGAATGCAAGAGAGCAAATTACTGAGGCCAGAGGATGGCGGCCGTGGAAGGTAACTGCCTACTTTTCCTGCCTCATGAACCAGACCTTTTATTAGCGCATCTTATCTCCCGACCTTAACTTCGCGGCCCGTTCCGCAATAAGTTGCGGATATCTCGACAGAAAAAGCATGAAGATCCTTGTCCTTATCAGTCACGTGCCAGATACCACAGCACGCATCGGCTTTACAAATGACAATACACAGTATGATAGCAATGGCGTTACGTTCATTGTTAATCCATACGATGAATGGTATGCCTTGGTCCGTGGTCTTGAGCTTAAAGAGGCGTTAGGTGGAACACTTACGACCATTACGGTGGGTGGTCCGGAAACCGACCCCACGATCCGTAAGGCGCTGGCAATTGGTGCTGATGATGCTGTGCGTGTTGATGCACAACCTACCGAAAGCTATGCCGTTGCCGCGCAGGTAGCAGCTTACGCAAAAGACAAAGCCTACGACCTAATCCTTACCGGTAAGGAGACGATCGATCACAATGGATCACAAGTCGGACCAATGTTGGCTGAGCTTTTGGACCTTTCGCTGATCTCCCTTGCAAGCAAGTTGGACATTGCTGGAACTACTGCAACTGCGGAACGCGATGTGAAGGGCGACGTTGAAGTTGTGGAAGCTTCATTGCCTTTGGTCGTTACCTGCGCGAAGGGAATGGCCGAACAACGCATCCCGAATATGCGAGGTATCATGGCTGCGCGCACAAAACCATTGACCGTTGTTCCAGCCGCTTCCATAGATGTGTTGACCGCAACCGTTAGGTTCGAACTGCCTCCACCGAAGCAAGCAGTGAAAATGATCCCTGCGGATAATGCCGGGCAATTGATCGAACTTTTACATTCCGAAGCCAAGGTGATCTGATCAGCCATGGGACGAAGAACATCGACCGAACAAGAAAGAACATGAGCACGATCGCATTCATTGATACCCGTGGAGAAAAGATCTCCAAGACCGCGTTGGAGACGTTGACATTTGCCAATAAAGTGGCACAGAAGTCTGGAGGCTCGGTTACGGCCATCACTTTTGGTAATACACCAGCGGATCGATTGGCAACATTGCCAGTTGCAAAGGTCATTGTAGCCCGCAACGCTAATGATGCCGACAGCCAGCAGTTGACCAAATTGGTTGCGGATATTGCGCAAAAAGAGACCGCTCAGGTGATCGTGTTCGCGCATGATGCAACCGGGAAGGCCGTTGCACCCCGCGTTGGTGCACGGTTGAAAGCCGGACATGTTGCAGGCGTGATCGCACTTCCTGAAATGGACGGCGGTTTCAAAGTGAAGCGCAATGTTTTCAGTGGAAAAGCGCAGGCTTGGGTAGAGATCAAAAGCGCCATCAAGGTGATCAACCACTTACCGAATAGTATTCCAGTGGATACTTCAACAGGCACTGCAACAGTAGAAGAGTACCAAGGGGATCTGGGTACTTCTAAGATCACCGTGAAAGAAACACGGAAAGCAGGCGAAGGTGTGCCGCTTCCTGAAGCAGAACGCGTTGTTAGTGCCGGTCGTGGAATGAAAGGTCCGGAGAACTGGGGTATGATCGAAGAACTAGCCAAGGAGCTTAAGGCAACCACGGCATGCAGCCGTCCAGTGGCCGATATGCATTGGCGTCCGCACCATGAACATGTTGGCCAAACAGGTGTTGCCATTCGTCCAGATCTTTACATCGCCATTGGTATCAGTGGTGCAATTCAACACCTCGCTGGAGTAAATGGGAGCAAGGTCATTTGTGTGATAAATTCAGACCCTGAGGCTCCTTTCTTCAAGGCAGCCGACTACGGGATCGTGGGAGATGCATTCACCGTGGTTCCTCAATTGATCGAGGCCGCCAAGAAATTCAATGCGGAAAAATAGTGGACCGGTTCCATTAATGATCATGAACAGCATCATTTCTTCGATCCATCATCCCGGAGATCACAAAGCGGTCATCCGGGGCTGATCCACTATCTTCACGGCCCGGTATTAGAGTATGGAAAAAGTTGAGTTGCGTTTCCTTCGTATCACCTATAGTCATACACATGCTGGTGCCTACGCGCTCATTCTATCGGAATCGCATGGTGACCGCAGGCTCCCGATCATCATCGGAGGTGTGGAGGCTCAGGCCATTGCGATCCAAGTAGAAAACATAAAGCCTGCAAGACCGCTCACCCATGACCTGTTCAAGAACTTGAGCGATAAGCTGGGCATTACATTGAAAGAAGTGATCATCAACGATCTTGTTGAGGGGATCTTTCATGCAAAGCTGATCTTGGATCAAGGCGGGAACGAGGTGGAGATCGATGCACGCAGTAGTGATGCGATCGCATTAGCGCTCCGGTTCGATTGCCCTATCTCCACATTTGAATTCATTCTAAGTGCCGCTGGCCTGAAGGTGGATGATGATGAAGAGAACGCCAGCTCCGAGAGCATGATGGAAGGTGCAAAGGAAAAAGGTGGTAAAGAACCAGATGCCACCGATACGATCGAAGAATTGCGCGAGCTGCTCGAAGAAGCATTGGACAACGAGGACTACGAGCGTGCTTCCAAACTCCGCGACGAGATCAAGAAACGGGAAGGGTCCAATTGATCTGGACCGAGTGCGTCGGTGTTGGTTGTTTCATAGTACGACACATCCTTTGTCTCGTGTTTCTTTCTCCTAACTACAGGCTTCCTGCAATTACAAACGATCTAACCCTACATTAGCGACCTAACCAGTCCTTATGTCGAAATCTGAATCGTGGGGTTCGCGGGTGGGCCTTATCCTCGCTATGGCCGGAAACGCCGTGGGCTTGGGAAACTTCCTCCGCTTCCCTGTGCAAGCTGTTAACAACGGCGGCGGGGCGTTCATCATTCCCTACCTCGTCTGCTTTTTGCTGATGGGCATTCCACTCTTATGGATCGAATGGTCCATGGGCCGGTTCGGCGGGCGAAGTGGCAACCATAGCACGCCATACATACTGGATACCATGCACCGCAGTAACTTCTGGAAGTACTTCGGTGTGTTCGGAATCTTCACCAACATCGGCGTAGCAGCCTATTACTGCTACATCGAAAGCTGGACCATGAGCTATGTGTACCATAGCCTTATTGGCACGTTCCAAGGAATGTCGCAAACAGGTGTAGCCGATTTCTTTACCAGTTATGTGGACATCGGAAAGAGTACTACGGGCATTCCATACGAGGCTGTTGTTTTCTATATTCTTTGCTTGGTCCTGAACACGTTCATTCTATCCCGAGGCTTACAAGGGGTTGAGAAAGCTGCCAAGATCGGTATGCCTTTATTGATCGGATTCGGCGTATTCCTAGCATATCGCGGTCTAACATTGGGTACCAGTGGAGCTAGTGCGGAGGTGCCTGGCGCTAGTGCATGGGATGGCCTCAATTTCTTGTGGACACCACAATTCGATTCACTGACTAACCCAAAAGTTTGGCTTGCTGCTGCGGGTCAAATATTCTTCACACTAAGCGTGGGTATGGGCACCATACACTGTTATGCCGCATACGTTCGCAGTAAGGATGACATCGCATTGAACGCGGTAAGTGCAGGATTCATGAACGAATTCGTCGAGGTAGTTCTCGGTAGTTTGATCGTGATCCCGATCGCGGCTGGTTACCTCGGTCTTGATTGGGTAAAGGAAAATGCAGGCTTCGGAATGGCGTTCCAAACCATGCCGTTCCTCTTCGATAAATGGGGGCCGATCCTTGGAGTAATGGCTGGCGTTATGTGGTTCGGACTCTTGTTCTTCGCGGGTATCACAAGTAGCTTGGCCATGGGTACGCCATGGATGGGATTCATGCGCGATGAATTCGGGTGGGGACGTATGAAGGGTGCTTGGTCTTTCGGAGCAATTGTTCTATTGCTCGGCTTGCCTACTGTGATCTTCTTCCAACACGGGGTTTTTGACGAGTATGATTATTGGGCCGGCACGGTGAGCTTGGTGGTATTCGCCATGGCGGAGGTGATCCTTTTCTCCTGGATCTTCGGTATGGACAGAGGGTGGAAGGAGTTGAATGAAGGTGCCGATATCCGCGTACCTCACATCTATCGTTTCATTATCAAATACATCACACCGGTGATGCTGATCGCCGTTTTTCTGGGTGCACTTTTAACACCTGTGGGAAATGAATGGACCGCCGCGTTCAGTTCACTTTTCAATGGCGATGGCTGGTCCTTGGATAATGGTTCCATTATTCGGCAAATAGCAAATACCGGCCTTCGTGAACAGATCGCGGCAGCACAAGGAACACCCGAATTGGCAGCACTCAAGGATCGATTGTTCTATACCAACATGGCGCGCGGAATTCTTTTGACTGCGTTCTTGGGACTTGCATCATTAGTGTACCTTTCCGGTGTGCGCCGCCTCAAAAACCAACGACCAGTATGAATACGATGGCAATGGCCTTAATGGTTAGCATACAGCTCTTGGTCACAGGTATGGCCGTGTATTTCTTTTACAAGGTGCTTACGGTAAAGCCGAAGCCTGAACCGGATAGTTACACGGACAATGACCCGGTGTAACGAGACTGACTAACACCGTAACCAAAACGGCGGAATGACAGGAGTGGATCTCGAGGCCAAACGCTTCCAGGATGCATTCAGCACACGCAAAGTGCTGTTACCTGTGATCATTGGCTTGAGCATTACCGCAATACTGATCTGGCGCAGCTGGGATGTGGAGGCCATGCGACGCGTGGAGTGGACCTGGTCCACTACCTTTTGGATCGTCATGGCTTCACTAAGCCTAGTTGTGCGCGATTGGGCGTATATGATCCGAATACGTCACCTGGCCGATAAAGAATTGAATTGGTATCGGACCTTCGTGGTGATCATGCTTTGGGAGTTCGCTTCCGCCCTTGCTCCCGGAATGGTAGGCGGCGGATTCCTTTTCGCAATTCTGATACTTACCCGTGAAGGGATCGCCGGAGGTAAGAGCATCACCATCATTACATTCACTTCCTTCCTGGATGGGATCTTTCTCGCGGTTATGGCTCCACTGGTCTATTTTACCATTGGGCGCGATGCTTTGTTCAGTGGTCTTGATCCGGCAGCAGCAGCATTGGAAACAGGTTTCTATGCATCCTTCTGGACGGTCTATTTCATCATACTCGGTTACAAGGTCTTTGTGGGTTATGCACTCTTCGTGAACCCGATCTTTGTAAAACGCGCTCTGGTCGGGATCTTTTCCGCACCACTGCTCCGGCGCTGGCGGCGGAACATGGTAACGACAGGTGACCAATTGATCATAGCAGCAAGGGGGTTGCAAAAAAGAGGCTGGGATTACTGGTGGCCAGCTTTGTTAACCACTTTCATTTCATGGACAGCACGTTTTTCCATCGTTAATTGTATCCTTCATGCATTCCATCCGGATAGCGCGTTGAATGATGCCGTTATCTACGGCAAACAAGTGGTCATGGGCATCATTGTCCTGCTCAGTCCTACACCCGGAGGAAGCGGATTGGCCGAGTTCATCTTCAACGATTTCCTCGGTATGTTCATCGCCACCGGCCTTGCACCAGCTCTTGCTCTACTCTGGAGATTGATGAGCTATTACCCATACATCGTAATTGGTGTCATATTATTGCCTCGTTGGATCCGTCATAAGGTCCTTAAGCCCTTGAAGAAAAACGTAACAGTCTGATCTCGCTTAAATTCAACCGCAATTGGACCCATCACCATGCAAGTAACCCGATCGAAGTACCTTTCAATATCTCGCTCTACGCTAGTGCGCATTGCATTGTTGCTACTTATCGTATTGCCGCTTCCAGCATTCGCTCAAGCTGCCCCATTGCCGCTCACAGGGCTTTCACTTTCAGGTGTACTTAGAGGGATATTGGGCATGGCCACCATCGTTGCGATCTCGTGGGTGTTCAGCGCAAAACGAAAACATGTTGATTGGAAAGTCGTCGGTATCGGACTTGCTTTCCAATTGGTCCTAGCAGTATGCGTGCTTTATGTCCCTGCCGTGCAATGGGTGTTCGAGGTCGTCGGGAAAATATTCGTCAAGATCCTCGATTTCACCAAGATAGGAAGTGAATTCCTGTTCCGGGATATGATGGATATCAGCAGCTTCGGGTTCATTTTCGCATTGCAGATACTGCCCACTATCATCTTCTTCAGCGCATTGACGAGTGTGTTATTCTACCTCGGCATCATCCAGAAAGTAGTGTACGCCCTAGCATGGGCGTTGAATAAGACCATGAAGCTGAGCGGTGCTGAAAGTTTGAGCACTGCCGGGAACATCTTCCTTGGTCAGACCGAAGCACCGCTGATGATCAAAGCCTACCTTGACAAGATGAACCGGAGCGAGATCTTCTTGGTCATGGTGGCCGGTATGGCAACTGTTGCCGGTGGTGTTCTTGCAGCATACGTCGGATTTCTGGGTGGCGACGATCCTGTGCAAAAGCTCTTCTTCGCGAAGCACTTACTCACTGCTAGCGTAATGGCTGCGCCAGGTGCAGTTGTTGTTGCCAAAATATTATTCCCGCAGACCGAAGTGATCAACGAACGCATGGAAGTGAGCATGGAAAAGGTAGGATCCAATTTCCTCGACGCCATGGCGAATGGAACCAGCGAAGGCTTGAAACTCGCGGTGAACGTGGGTGCCATGCTATTGGTCTTCTTCGCATTCATCGCCATGTTCAACTATGCCTTCTTCAAACTAGGTGATGTCACTGGAATGAACGCATGGGTAGTGAGTGTCTCAGGTGGCAACTTCAAAGCATTGTCATTGGAGTTCATTCTGGGGTATCTATTCGCACCACTGATGTGGTTGATCGGTGTGGCCAGTGAGGACATTACGCTAACAGGAAGACTTGTTGGTGAAAAGATCATCGCCAGCGAATTCGTGGGCTACGAGAGCTTAGCCGGTTTAAAGGCCGCGAACGCATTCACCTACAAGCGTAGCATCGTTATGGCGACATACATGCTTTGCGGTTTCGCGAATTTTGCCAGTATCGGCATTCAGATCGGCGGCATTGGTTCACTCGCACCTTCCAAAAGAGAATGGCTGAGTGAATTCGGATTCAGGGCGTTGCTCGGTGGCACACTCGCATCGTTGCTGAGTGCTACGATCGTTGGGATGATGATATGAGGGGATCAGAAGATGTGTTGATCAGCTGATTTGCTGATTTGTGGGGATGGTCGAAGAGGGAACGCTCCCGCATTTTTCTTCTGCGGGACGCCACTGAAAGACATGATCTTCACAGATAGGAGCGGACGGTGATCATTATGATTAACACTGAATTTTGTAATGTCTTCTGGGTTTCAACAGTTAGTTAGCTCCGGAATAATTGGAGGCGCTCCTCCCCTCTCCTCGGGAGAGGGGTTGGGGGTGAGGTCCTTTGTGCAGTGCGGATGTTGATCCCTCTTTTTCACTTGACCTGATCTTGCTGTAATTGCAATGTTGTCATGTCTGTTACGTTGAAGGAACATGGCCAAAAAACGATTGATAATGGGTGGTTTGCTGATCTGTTTTGCTACAGCGTTTGTGGTATGGCAACAGTGGGAACCTTCTAATAATGCTGTGCCTCATGCTGCCGGTGATCCGTTGGATAGTTTGAATGGCGTTGTGGTTTTCTACAATGCGGGCATAGGAAATGTGAGCGGAAGAAATGTGGTTGATGGATACAACGTTGGCTTGAAATACCAGTGTGTTGAATTC
The nucleotide sequence above comes from Flavobacteriales bacterium. Encoded proteins:
- a CDS encoding electron transfer flavoprotein subunit beta/FixA family protein → MKILVLISHVPDTTARIGFTNDNTQYDSNGVTFIVNPYDEWYALVRGLELKEALGGTLTTITVGGPETDPTIRKALAIGADDAVRVDAQPTESYAVAAQVAAYAKDKAYDLILTGKETIDHNGSQVGPMLAELLDLSLISLASKLDIAGTTATAERDVKGDVEVVEASLPLVVTCAKGMAEQRIPNMRGIMAARTKPLTVVPAASIDVLTATVRFELPPPKQAVKMIPADNAGQLIELLHSEAKVI
- a CDS encoding flippase-like domain-containing protein, whose translation is MTGVDLEAKRFQDAFSTRKVLLPVIIGLSITAILIWRSWDVEAMRRVEWTWSTTFWIVMASLSLVVRDWAYMIRIRHLADKELNWYRTFVVIMLWEFASALAPGMVGGGFLFAILILTREGIAGGKSITIITFTSFLDGIFLAVMAPLVYFTIGRDALFSGLDPAAAALETGFYASFWTVYFIILGYKVFVGYALFVNPIFVKRALVGIFSAPLLRRWRRNMVTTGDQLIIAARGLQKRGWDYWWPALLTTFISWTARFSIVNCILHAFHPDSALNDAVIYGKQVVMGIIVLLSPTPGGSGLAEFIFNDFLGMFIATGLAPALALLWRLMSYYPYIVIGVILLPRWIRHKVLKPLKKNVTV
- a CDS encoding sodium-dependent transporter, whose product is MSKSESWGSRVGLILAMAGNAVGLGNFLRFPVQAVNNGGGAFIIPYLVCFLLMGIPLLWIEWSMGRFGGRSGNHSTPYILDTMHRSNFWKYFGVFGIFTNIGVAAYYCYIESWTMSYVYHSLIGTFQGMSQTGVADFFTSYVDIGKSTTGIPYEAVVFYILCLVLNTFILSRGLQGVEKAAKIGMPLLIGFGVFLAYRGLTLGTSGASAEVPGASAWDGLNFLWTPQFDSLTNPKVWLAAAGQIFFTLSVGMGTIHCYAAYVRSKDDIALNAVSAGFMNEFVEVVLGSLIVIPIAAGYLGLDWVKENAGFGMAFQTMPFLFDKWGPILGVMAGVMWFGLLFFAGITSSLAMGTPWMGFMRDEFGWGRMKGAWSFGAIVLLLGLPTVIFFQHGVFDEYDYWAGTVSLVVFAMAEVILFSWIFGMDRGWKELNEGADIRVPHIYRFIIKYITPVMLIAVFLGALLTPVGNEWTAAFSSLFNGDGWSLDNGSIIRQIANTGLREQIAAAQGTPELAALKDRLFYTNMARGILLTAFLGLASLVYLSGVRRLKNQRPV
- a CDS encoding pyruvate dehydrogenase complex E1 component subunit beta — its product is MRTVQFREALNEAMSEEMRRDPNVFLMGEEVAEYDGAYKVSKGMLAEFGAKRVIDTPISELGFTAIGVGAAMNGLRPIVEFMTWNFAVLASDQIINHAAKMLQMSGGQFNIPIVFRGGNGSAGQLAATHSQSYESFYSNIPGLKVITVSNPYDAKGLLKSAIRDNDPVLFMESERMYGEKGEIPDGEYLLPIGVANVAKEGKDVTIVSFGKMMKVALGAAEELAKEGIDAEVIDLRTIRPWDKAAVLKSVRKTNRLVVVDENWPFGSVASEIAYRVQKDAFDYLDAPVLRINQADTPLPFTPTLIDASLPSVERTVRAVKEVMYLVK
- a CDS encoding electron transfer flavoprotein subunit alpha/FixB family protein, whose translation is MSTIAFIDTRGEKISKTALETLTFANKVAQKSGGSVTAITFGNTPADRLATLPVAKVIVARNANDADSQQLTKLVADIAQKETAQVIVFAHDATGKAVAPRVGARLKAGHVAGVIALPEMDGGFKVKRNVFSGKAQAWVEIKSAIKVINHLPNSIPVDTSTGTATVEEYQGDLGTSKITVKETRKAGEGVPLPEAERVVSAGRGMKGPENWGMIEELAKELKATTACSRPVADMHWRPHHEHVGQTGVAIRPDLYIAIGISGAIQHLAGVNGSKVICVINSDPEAPFFKAADYGIVGDAFTVVPQLIEAAKKFNAEK
- a CDS encoding bifunctional nuclease family protein, which encodes MEKVELRFLRITYSHTHAGAYALILSESHGDRRLPIIIGGVEAQAIAIQVENIKPARPLTHDLFKNLSDKLGITLKEVIINDLVEGIFHAKLILDQGGNEVEIDARSSDAIALALRFDCPISTFEFILSAAGLKVDDDEENASSESMMEGAKEKGGKEPDATDTIEELRELLEEALDNEDYERASKLRDEIKKREGSN
- a CDS encoding Na+ dependent nucleoside transporter, which produces MQVTRSKYLSISRSTLVRIALLLLIVLPLPAFAQAAPLPLTGLSLSGVLRGILGMATIVAISWVFSAKRKHVDWKVVGIGLAFQLVLAVCVLYVPAVQWVFEVVGKIFVKILDFTKIGSEFLFRDMMDISSFGFIFALQILPTIIFFSALTSVLFYLGIIQKVVYALAWALNKTMKLSGAESLSTAGNIFLGQTEAPLMIKAYLDKMNRSEIFLVMVAGMATVAGGVLAAYVGFLGGDDPVQKLFFAKHLLTASVMAAPGAVVVAKILFPQTEVINERMEVSMEKVGSNFLDAMANGTSEGLKLAVNVGAMLLVFFAFIAMFNYAFFKLGDVTGMNAWVVSVSGGNFKALSLEFILGYLFAPLMWLIGVASEDITLTGRLVGEKIIASEFVGYESLAGLKAANAFTYKRSIVMATYMLCGFANFASIGIQIGGIGSLAPSKREWLSEFGFRALLGGTLASLLSATIVGMMI